Within Ipomoea triloba cultivar NCNSP0323 chromosome 9, ASM357664v1, the genomic segment GGATGCGACGGGTCCCACGAGCTCGAATCAAGCTGAAACGAGATCGAATCATCCGCAATTTGGCTCCGGTTGGGCGGCGCAACAGACGACACGTGAGATAAAAACCCTAACGACAAATTACTCGACTGCGATTGAGTCAAATCCATACCAATCACCACAAAAAATCACAGATAAACTCGATCGAAGATTCAATTCGTAATTTAACAACACGAACAGGAACAGAAACAGCGGTAACGGCGGCGGAGACAGTCAGAGCAGCAAAATCGACGTAGGCGCATCGAACAGGCGTGTACGATCGCAGAAACCGAAACTCCCATACAACGAAGGGCCAAAACCCTACCTATAGAGCTGTGATTGAAACTCTTCTTCCGTGTACGAGAGAACGAGAGCGAAGCAGTGAAGACGACGACGGAATAAAACAGAATGATAACAATGCGTGAGGTTGACGAACAGACAAATACCAAAAACTGGGAAGATTCAGGGGGATGAACCTGGACGATTTTTTGAGCTTGAAGGATATTTGCAGCCACCAGCTGTGAAGTTAACGACGACCCTCTGTTGTCGTCATCAAGGAAACTTCAATATCAGTGATCTGCTACGCCCACCCTATTTTTTTCCGGAAACAACTGCCATTCAGCGTGAACCACGTGGTCCTTGAATTACACGTTGATTATGGACTTGAAATTTTCCTAAAGTATACTCTTACGTAAATATGCACTAAACTAATTTTGAACCGAATCCAAatctatattaaattttatgggTGACAAATGGACAAATTGTACTTTTCATTCTTAaattatatgataattgtagaatttatgCATGAGTGTTGATCATACTTATTTTTTGTTCTTAAGTTATTGTTGGCGTTGGACAACTGGTCTGGAGATTTAAGATTGTTCTATACGGATGATTTATTATATCACATATAGTGTATGAAAACTCTTCAAAAGCAATATTTCCtcatttcaaatttgaaaatgttatagAGCCATTTTTACAATGCTTCTTACACATGAATACAGTTTAGAACATATTTGAACGTATGGAAGCCCATGAATCTGTAATGGCCTTTCTGGAGCCATAGCCATATTCAGATATTCTGACCCATTATTATTTGAGATGCATACAATTGATAGATACAAGTGagtccatttcttcttcttttttcttttttcttttttttggaatattttCTCTCCTATCATTACTACTATTTTTTACCATATACACTCATATATAATATGTCCGATTGTATTGAGTGTAATGTTTGTCCTTATTGGGGTAATTATCACATAATTTGGTTATGGTATAAATTGATCAACTTTAttataaattgatttaataaagttacattattaaaaatataacaattaacTATAATTTCATAAGATCAACTCCTGTACTAGTGTgtcatattaaataattttaagtgAAACCTTCTATTGAATAAAACTTAGAACTATGAATTCAGATCAaataataattgcataataGTACAAATACTTCTAAGGGTGGTGACACAACGGTCTTATAGAATATCCAGATAAGTTGTTGGAGTTTCTTTTAACTGATGTAAGAGGATTCAAATTCAGAAAAGTCATATAATACCTGCCTAGGGCGGGACATACGCACACACAAAAATTAGTACAAATATTGGCTGCATTaggtaaaaatgaaaaattacattattaaaatttgtgACATTGTTCAACGAATACGAGGCCAAGCAGTGCGTAATCCGCGTATTGACAAAAATATCGTTGTCAATGACAATAATAAGAATGCAAATTacccaccacacaccaaattcACGTGCTTCAAATACGGCTAGTAATTTTATATGGTCCTTGTAAACAGTGGCCAGTGGATAATCATGCGCCTAAAACGCAGTATACGCCCAAACATCATTGTATCTAATCCACATTTATGTCCACATACGTGTAGCCCTTTATATTTTTCTGCCTGTCCgggtcctttttttttaatttataaaaaaactcCACAACAACTAATTTAATGTATACTTTGGATAAACTATGTTGGCACTTGAGCACTtgacaaagaaaaaataaatttaaattactcGTACATTGTGAGTTGAAGGAGAGAGAATGCAAGAGAGAGAATGTTTGGGTTCATCTGCAATAATGATTTTTTGAACAGTAATTAAGTCAGGGAGAATAAGCAAAATTGTGCTTCAAGTTTTCCACTCTTTCAATAGTACAATGCAATTAATATTTACATCCCTTCAAATGCTTTGTCGGATCGGAGCGTTGGGGCCTTTGAATTtgggattcaacattttgggagCAAAAACTACACGTACTAACAAGATGAAATTAAAGATAACCTTTTTACTAATTGTTTGTTAGTACGTGtacattgaaaaacaaaatgtaaaataatttattatagatTCACTTAATAAATGATTATCATGAGGCATTTTAAATGTTGATAAATTtacaaaatgataattttaaaatatattaaatggaTATTAATGCATTTGATTTCATATGTTGCCCCCTCCCACCCCCGCCCCCGGCTCGCATCAACTAATCCTAGCTCTGTCACTGTCtagaaaatcaataaataatttttacgatgagtcaaacttaaaactttatGATTATCAATTTAACTTTTTGAGTAACTCGGTTATAATTATCTCTAGGAGCCCCATTCTCAATGTTATACCAATTTTTCAACATTAACATTTAGCCCATTATTGTCAAGTGCTCAAGTGCCAACATAGTTTATTAACCCCTACCCGTCTACTTTCTATCACCACTATATAAAGATGCAAGGAGTAAATTATATTCCTATGTAATATATAGTATGTAAATCATGCGATAAAAGAATTTTGTACGACAAATTTAACCAAAGTATAATAATcatatttcatacattttatcATCTCTTTAAGAGCAtatgtaataatgtaatatcCCTATTGATGTGTTTCATTTGTACTTCTCACTTTTGTCTTATCTCGTGTCTAAACTCTTAGAGGAGATTAATAcgatatattaataaaaaaaaattatatgtactaTCATTTTTTACTCTTACTTTTACTCTCACACataaaatattgatatatacaTTTGTATTAGGattcacataaaaaaaataatttatcaatatTCTACATATCAGGAAATAAGATTTGGGGTCCACGTAtactcatattaatattaatagtacaCGTAGACTCGTAGAGTCGTAATACGAAAGCCTTCGGCCTTTTGCTAGTTGCTAGTGTATGAAAGTGCAGGCCCACAATGCTTTACATGGCTGAAATTCCACTGTAGCTTTGGTTTGGACACGTGGTCAAACACAGCTTGTTCTCTTCCGTGTCACCCGCTCCTGAATTTTAATCCTTCGTTAAGTAGGAATACTTTAATGCGGGTGGACCCAGCGTAGCCACGGTAGTCCGCCAAGCTTTCGTGTACGTAAAGGTCATCTTCAGCCCGAGCCGAAGTTTCTTTTGCTACTCGCGCGAGTGGGAACTGCCTTTTCCTTCGGTCCTTCCGTAGTCGATGACGTAGAAACCCGTTAAAGAACAACGGGCGGGTACGGTGTGAAACCCGTTTCTCCCGCCCCGAAATGTCACATCTATACGACTATGCGGTAGCTTACGAGAGGGGTCGAGTAACTTTGAAAACTAGACACCTCCTTTGAGCTTTCACAAtcaatattcttttaaaaaataaattattataattcttTGTTAATAATTCAAGTTTTTCGATTTTATCGGGCATTAGATTGCAGCTTCCAACATGAGTTCGATCGTAAAGATTTATCAAGGAGAATTTGAGCCAAACTTTAcaataaacatattattttttgtgaCCACTTTCATCAACGAGCTAATTTTAACGAGGTAAATTCGATTGCTTTAGACCATAAATCATTACAAAGATAGCCTATAAAGTATAAACCATTACATGCAAGAATTCTCTAGTACAAATTTTAAGTAGTAACATACCTACGttgcatatgtatatatattgatgtcATTGCATTATGCTAAATAAATAACCCCAAAAGTAAGTGTaacatgatttttgtacttaaaaaAACACAAGTCTGATTTTTGTTAATACTTTTATAGTCGAGTCTGTCGCATATAATCTTTCTTTAATCTCTCATGTGTGATTTGTatattattacacaaaaataaaatttacttaaTGTAGATAATAATTGCGCGTTTAtttcatcactcaaaaaaataataattgaaacaaataataaaaacgaCAACGAAAATAAAAGTCATTATCATGTCCTATTTGAATACACAAAGATAAGGCAGCCATTGAATCAATGCTCATATATGTTCTTTTTCTaatgcaataatttttttaaaatgttcattataccattaataaatatttaagctgctcttactttaatttttaattttttttttaggtttcatacttctttttttttaactaacaagatatataagtaaataatttttctatttgtgcttcttacaaaaattaatatttctcGAATTTAAAACCTTGTTTAATGGGAGTCAAGCATCTTTAACTTTGATTTACAACAAAACTTGCCGTAGCTATTTGAATGCGCACTCTATGTAAGTTCACTTTGTGTTCTTTGACAAATTACCATAAGGAAGTACGGTAAACCATCATAGGTGCCCATAATTGAACGACTCAAACAGAAAAATGTCAATAGGCAGCTCCAACGTAACAATGAGTCGAACTTAAAATCTTGTAGTTACTAAACCAACTAGCAAACCAACTCGGTTTAAATTGCTCCCAAAGCATCTTTAACTATCATTAGTGTAGAAATATACTAagcaataaaatataattgatcAATTTACAAATgagtaatgaaaaaaaaaaatatcaacacTACATTATTGTAAACCACATAATTGAGAGACAACATTTAGCAAACATAACATTATTGTcctcaaaatatattacaagaaCCCTTTCAAACTCCAAAAGCATACAAAGGGACATCCATCTTACCAAAATAATTAGTTAACTATACCATCACGGTGGGAGttagattttaatttattaattatctaaaaaggaaattaaacgattatattaattaaatgtatTATGCGTTATTTTATACGGTAAGCTAGCGAACATTGTCAAGTTGTCATCATCCATGCTTGAATCATATCGCAGCACTCAATTTGTGACAATCTTAAACGATCATTAGCATTCATAAACTCACTTTTAAAAGGATATGTCCAAGCGAAAAGTGATCATCATATGCAATAATAATCATCTATTATTGTTAATCATTAtcatgaggaaaaaaaaaaactaaaagtgttttttagattttttttatattgaaaaaatgCCAAAGATATTGTAGTTAAGCATCATATGACTGTGACTCTTCCAAATAGGATGTCACATGTTCGAACCCCATTCAAACAGAGTCAGTAGTTAGCACAATTCTAACGGAGTATGTAGTTAAGAGAACTaggggtgcgtttggttcgcacatgggaatcggaattggaatgggtatcaaatacttggtaatggtaatgggttttggtgaaaatatttagcatgtttggtagttgggtggaataagaatgattattaatagttgaggaagaaaggaagaagggagataaaacccttatttaataagggtatgagttttctcattaatggggtattccaaacccatagtagcaatcacaaaacctatcaactaAACACAAGCAaccactttcatacccattccctatGTCTAAAcccatcaaccaaacacaccctaggtTGAGCTATAAATTCTATAAATTAGCTTTGAGTACAACATGAAGATGTATTATCTATAGTGCATTCTCAAAAAGtctattaaacaaaataattaaactatCGGAACCAAAATGGTGCACGCCACGATTCTCTTGCAACGATTGTGACTTCcgtgtaataatataataattgccAATAAATGCCATCTAACAAACACTTGTTGGATGACATGCTTTAGTCTGATAAATTTTTAGGTCTCTGCCtgttttactatatatatacatgtcatGTTATATTGTAATCattcgagaaaaaaaaaaaaaaagaaaaaaaaaagagaggaaaaagcaacaagaaattGGGGCTTTTGGGTAGCTTTCCGGTAAGGAATGGACCAAATTCGTAAGGATAAGAAACGAATAGGAAGAGTAATACGttaagaataaaacaaaaacaatataacAACAAACATTGTGGTTTCCAATCTTCCATGTTTGTGTTGTGGTTGTAGTTGATGTTGCACTCCAAAGTTCAACACGCTTATAACTGGCCTATTGCCAGCCTTACTACACCTATAAACTAGGTGCCAATTCGCATTGGGTAAACTTCCTTCCTATGTAAACTACAAGAGAAATAATAAACTGCATTAGAAAGACCCGTCACACTCAACCGTCTTACGGGCTAACTATGATACAGGAAAGACAAATCGCACTAAGAAGTCTTGTTGCACTCGACAATCTTATGTAATAGCTCACAAAACACACAAGAAAGGTAAACATAACTATAAAAGCCCGTCATATTCGACCAATAAATATTGataaaacttaaatttgtgACATTTAAATACAATATTCGTGCTCTACCTGCACTTTCCGAGCTCATGGAATGTATTTGAACATTATATTATCGTGGATGTAGCCAATAGCGATTGTTCAAACATAGTGGGGAAATATTGGGCCTTCCACTATTAACAACAAATATTCAACATGTATGTGGACATGTTCAAGCACCCTTATCATTTGTTCAATTTTAGTGGCGCTTGACGTTAAAACAATCAACTCAAGAATGgaaaatcatataattttattaattattttataatattaatatttattaattaattgccaatgaccttgtaatACTCATGAGCTCGAGCatattctttgtgcttcaataggttggaagttttccaataaaattttaaaatttaaattatctaatttaaaaaattcgtAGCCTCAAGTAAATGTGggtttgaaattaaaattctaaaccatatatatatatataaaaagtggCAATAAATCATAAACCACGAACCGCAAAACGGTCCAAGTGGACGGGAAAGTCCAAACCGGGGTGGACAAAAGAATGGACCGTTGGGGGTCCGGAGAAGTGAGGTGGCAACCTTTCAGGATAAGTAAAACTACCCACACGCTTCTCTTTACACAAGGCACGTAAAGTGCACGCTCCATTTGGGAGGCTTCTATAACAAAGGCGAAAGGGGAAAGAGTATCAGAACTATACCCAAACTCTCAGAgctccatctctctctctatctcttaatttcttttcaatcatCGCCACCTTGTTCCAATCTCTATAATCCTCTGAGAATAGATATACAAAAGCTGCTGTGTATATAacaagattttaatttttgttttctggattcttttgtgtgtgtatagtgTGAATTGATCGATTGATTGATCAGTGTTGAAGTTGAAATTGTGGAATTCTTTCTGGAAAGtaaattgtttggttggtgatgGAGATGGGAGTAGAGTCGCCGGAGATGGTGGTGGTGGCTGGAGGAGTAGCGATGGAGATTCCGGTGTCCGATGATGGAACGACGTCGCTTTCGCCGCCGACTATTCCGCCTTGGCTTCGCCAGAAGCTGTCGGAGGCCAAAACTTCTCCGCCTACTGTTGAAGAAATCGAAGCCAAACTTCGCGGAGCCGATCTTCGTCGACAGGTCTCTCTCACCTAAACTTAAATTTCAcctaattttcaaaaataagaaataaaagaaatctTTTAGACTCTAAATTAAACCGAACAGAAGTATAAGGGCTGAATTATTTCGTTCTCTTTTGGGTAATTAGTTCGTGAAGATTAAGTGTAGTCCAGAGAAAGTAGAAAACACGACTTTTTATTTTGCTTAAGATCAAAATTACagctaaaatattttagtttttaacttGCTTCTATATTTTGCTTTTTAGTTAAACTCCTTCAAACTTCATTTTCACTCTATTGTATAGAGTTCGGCGGGGGATTCTTGAATTGCTGTTGCGAttccttcctcctttctttttcttttcttcattcttactttttattttattttatttttttcacctTTGACctgtttctttaaaaaataagttcTCCTTAAAAAAGTCTGTTCTTGAATACTTAGGCGCAGCTATCAAGCCAATCATTAATCTCTGTACTCCTTTCGGTTCTCATATGTTCCCTGCTgttaatatgtaatatttaattttggatCATCCTACAAAGAGTGTTTTCTAAATTTCCTAATATATGTGTTTGTACTGCGATGTCAAACAGAAATTCTATGAGTATCTGTCAAGTAAAGCCAGGCCGAAGCCACGAAGCCCCACACAATCTATGGCTGGAGAAGAAGACCTTGGGCAACGCCTTGAGGCTAAACTTCAAGCTGCCCAGGAGAAAAGGTGATCTTCTGCTGAAATGTTTTGATAGAGGAGTTTATTACTTGTTGATAGAATTTGTCTTATTTGGTTGCACATTTCAGAATCCTATCTAGTTGTTGTCATAAACCATTTGGAATTACTTATTTATGTAGGGCCTTTTGACATGAGGTCAGTAgttaattgtaaatattaaatagCTTTCTATGTGATGATGTGATCATTTTTTAGGTCCCTGTCAAGGTAATGGTCTGAGTCAGTAATACGGATTAATCTTCAGTCCTGTATTTATTCCTGGAAAACTAGGAACTAATTCTAGTGGACTACATAACCTAACTAGAAATtgaaaaatgtgaaaaataatACTTAAGGGATCACTTTTGAAAGTTCTATGATTTCCAACTTTTGATTTTCTGACTTGCAGGATGAGCATTATTGCTAAAGCCCAGAAGCGGCTGGCTAAGCTTGATGAGTTGCGGCAAGCAGCTAAAACTGGAGCAGAAATGCGATTCAGAAAAGAGCGAGCTGAGTTAGGTAACAAAGTGGAATTGCGGGTTCAGCAGGCTGAGGCTAATAGGTTGCTTATACTTAAGGCTTATAACCAAAGGAGGGCCTCTCTGAGGGAGAGGACATCTCAATCATTATTACAAAGAATGGCTCGAGAAAGTAAGTACAAGGAGCGTGTAGGCGCAGCCATTTGCCAGAAGCGTGCTGCAGCAGAAAAGAAGCGAATGGGATTGCTGGAAGCGGAGAAGAGGAAGGCTTGTGATAGGGTCATGCAAGTCCAAAGAGTGGCAAAGTCTGTTTCTCACCAGCGAGAGATCAAGACGAGGGAAATGAAAAACAAGTTAGAAGACAGACTACAGAGGGTAAGTAATTCCAAGTTCAATAAAAATATGTTATCAGACTTTATTGTTGTTCTTCTAACCTCAGAATTTTGTATGGTATATAGGCAAAGAGACAGAGGGCAGCATATTTGATGCAGAGAGGAAGACAGCATATTAACAGCAATTACAATAAAATGCATGAGCAAGCTGATCACCTCTCCATAAAATTAGCAAGGTATATGAAGCTCAATTTACTGCCAAAGTTAACCTTTGAAGGTAGAAAGAAGTAGTGGTCATACACTATTCTACACTGAGTTGGGTCTTTTGTTAATCAGTTAGTACTAGGCTTCTTCACCTTCTGtcatcatatataaaatatgcaAAACTCCTTTTTGCAGGTACTGGAGGCAATTCCGTAAGCAGAGTAAAACCACCTCACATCTTGCTAATGcttataacatattaaatatcAATGAAAGCTCAGTGAAGATGATGCCATTTGAGCAGCTTGCACTTCTCATTGAATCTAGTTATACTCTTCGGACTACAAAGGCCTTGCTTGATCGACTTGAATTCCGTTACAAGTTGTCACGTGAGTTTAGCAGTGCTTCTAATGCCTCTAGTTGGGATGATATCGATCACCTTCTCAAGCGTGTTGCTTCCCCTAAAAGAATGGCTAGACCAAGGAGATCTATCTCCAATGGGGATGCAAAGAAAGCAGGTTCTTGCAAAGCTGCTGTAAGATCCCCTGTTAAGTTGTCACGGTACCAGGTTCGAGTGGTGCTCTGTGCTTATATGATACTAGGTCATCCCGATGCAGTGCTCAGTGGTCAAGGCGAACGTGAGGTTGCTCTAGCAACATCTGCAGAGAAATTTGTCCAAGAGTTTGAACTGTTgattagaataatattaaatggGCCAACACTGACTTCAGATAATTCAACAGTAGAACGTAAAACTTTCAGGTCACAGCTTGCAGCTTATGATTCAGCATGGTGCTCTTATTTGAATAGTTTTGTGGTGTGGAAGGTTAAAGATGCTCAATCGTTGGAGAAAGATTTGGTGAGAGCTGCATGCCAGCTTGAAATCTCTATGATTCAGACATGCAAGATGACACCTAAAGGTGATAGTGGTCCTCTTACTCATGATATGAAGGCTGTCCAGAGACAGGTGCATCCCTACTTACAAATCTCTCTTGGGCCTTTCTTGGCCAAATTTGTTTCAGTCCAGTGCATCGGGTTTTAACTTCCTTCTATTGAGATAGGgatttaacttttttatttgCTTCTTCTGCGTGagtaattttgaattttgctCTTCTTTTGATGCAGGTTACTGAAGACCAGAGACTTTTAAGGGAGAAAGTGCATCATCTAAGTGGAGATGCTGGTATCGAGCGCATGGAAAATGCACTTTCTGATACACGTGAGAAGTATTTCCAGTCTAGAGAAAATGTATGCCCTGCTTCTCAGAGTTCCTCATCTTCTGTTGGTCAAACAGTTGAAAAAAATGACAGTCTCAGGCCTAGCCGTGTGGTGAGGTCCTTGTTTAGGGATGGGTCTGATCCAAAGGAATCTAGTGTTTCTGCTCCTAGCACTAATAACCCACAATATGCTGCTGAGGGATTGGACTTGGAGAATGAGTTGATTGTGAATGAATGTGTGCATGGACAGAATCTTGATTTTGCTGATAGTAGAAATGAGCTTGAAGCTGGTATCAAGGTTAGTGTTTTTGAACTTAAAAATTTCTCAATTCTGGATGTGATCTGTTGTTAAATACTTCTTCAATG encodes:
- the LOC116029404 gene encoding uncharacterized protein LOC116029404, with the translated sequence MEMGVESPEMVVVAGGVAMEIPVSDDGTTSLSPPTIPPWLRQKLSEAKTSPPTVEEIEAKLRGADLRRQKFYEYLSSKARPKPRSPTQSMAGEEDLGQRLEAKLQAAQEKRMSIIAKAQKRLAKLDELRQAAKTGAEMRFRKERAELGNKVELRVQQAEANRLLILKAYNQRRASLRERTSQSLLQRMARESKYKERVGAAICQKRAAAEKKRMGLLEAEKRKACDRVMQVQRVAKSVSHQREIKTREMKNKLEDRLQRAKRQRAAYLMQRGRQHINSNYNKMHEQADHLSIKLARYWRQFRKQSKTTSHLANAYNILNINESSVKMMPFEQLALLIESSYTLRTTKALLDRLEFRYKLSREFSSASNASSWDDIDHLLKRVASPKRMARPRRSISNGDAKKAGSCKAAVRSPVKLSRYQVRVVLCAYMILGHPDAVLSGQGEREVALATSAEKFVQEFELLIRIILNGPTLTSDNSTVERKTFRSQLAAYDSAWCSYLNSFVVWKVKDAQSLEKDLVRAACQLEISMIQTCKMTPKGDSGPLTHDMKAVQRQVTEDQRLLREKVHHLSGDAGIERMENALSDTREKYFQSRENVCPASQSSSSSVGQTVEKNDSLRPSRVVRSLFRDGSDPKESSVSAPSTNNPQYAAEGLDLENELIVNECVHGQNLDFADSRNELEAGIKAKVRETMEKAFWDNIMESMKDKPNYSCIVDLMKEARDELCNVAPQSWRHDITEAIDLDILFQVLSSGKLDIAYLGKIMEFTLGTLQKLVSPLKEHELKTSHQKLLTELSEICQANDGSENPVIFALIRGLRFVLEKIQELKQEVSKARIRMLEPVLKGLAAFDYLGKAFIKRYGPPSDAITALPLTMQWLLPVRGNMDQEWNEHKNALSELRRQGTSSQTFIPNTTLRTGGSFAVKMMGNPTLPSPSTPMDLIECNGNKVDLCVRLGLLKLVNGMTGLTQETLPETLKLNLLRLRGVQANIQKIIVIATSILVLRQTLLSLKMVGSPADTERVTQTSVKRLSELLDSAKDAGIQDIISTLSKVLEQDNCVDTTKLHSMKNISIRMLSKSLQSEDPVFLRVSRAIYMAGRGVVLGGPGEQGKQLAENALRQVGAAALVNEIMEVATVLLVAASVTVNVHGPWYARLIGDM